In Chloroflexota bacterium, the sequence GAGTCGCCGCGCGAGCTCCAGCTCACCTCCGTCACGGCCGATGGACTGCTCGCTGTGATGAACGGCGAGACACCCGCGCAACCCCCGACCGCGGTCCCTCCGCAGGCCGGGCAGGCTGGACTCGCGCTCCTGAAGCGGATCGGCGTGGCGGACCCGGAGAGCCTCGACGACTACCGCGCCAACGGCGGCTACGCAGCGCTCCGGCGCGCGTTCGAGCTGGGTCCCGACGGCGTGATCAAAGAGATGGTCGACTCCAAGCTGATGGGGCGAGGCGGCGCCGCGTTCCCCACCGGGCGCAAGTGGGAGGCCGTCGCGCGCCAACCGCGCCGGCCGCATTACCTGATCTGCAACGCCGACGAATCCGAGCCCGGCACGTTCAAGGACCGAGTGATCATGGAGGGGGATCCGTTCTCGCTGATCGAGTCGATGACGATCGCCGCGTACGCAACCGGCTGCGAGCGGGGCTACATCTACATTCGCGGCGAGTATCCCCTGGCACAGCGCCGCCTGGAGCTGGCGCTCGAGGCGGCGCGTGTGCGAGGACTGCTCGGTGACGACATCCTGGGGCGCGGCGGGAGCTTCGATATCGAGCTGCGCAAGGGCGCGGGCGCATACATCTGCGGCGAGGAGACGGCTCTGTTCGCCTCGATGGAGGGGTACCGCGGAGAGCCGCGCAACAAGCCTCCATTCCCGGTCGATCGTGGTCTGTTCGGCAAGCCCACCGTCGTAAACAACGTGGAGACGCTGGTCAACGTGTTGCCGATCGTGCTCGAGGGAGGCGCGTCGTTTGCGCGCATCGGGACCGAACGCTCCACGGGTCCGAAGTTGTTCTGTCTGTGCGGCGCGGTCGCGCGGCCTGGGACATACGAGGTGCCGTTCGGCACCACGGTAAGGGAGCTGCTCGAGTTGGCAGGCGGCGTGACCGCGGGGCGAACTCTCCGCGCCGTGCTGCTCGGCGGCGCCGCGGGGAGCTTCATCACACCCGACGAGCTCGAGATGCCGCTGACCTTCGAAGACGCGCGGGCGGCGGGCACCACGCTAGGTTCGGGCGTGGTCTTGGTGGTCGACGAGCGCTTGAACCTGCCAGAGCTGCTGGCCGCGATCGCGGCGTTCTTTCGCGATGAGAGCTGTGGGCAATGCGTCCCGTGCCGCGTCGGCACGGTGCGTCAGGAGGAGGCGCTCGCGAGACTGCGCTCCGGGCAGACACGCGGCAGCGTGCAAGACGAGTTCGGGCTGATCGCCGAGATCGGTGAGGCAATGCGAGATGCCTCGATCTGCGGGCTCGGGCAGACCGCGTCCTCCGCGATTGAGTCGGCGATTGGGCGACTTAAGGTCTTCAATGGAGGAATAGGCACATGATCGAGCTACCCATGGTCCCCGTTGAGCCCCCGGCGCGGATGATCTCCGTGACAATCGACGGTCGTCCTGTGGAGGTGCCTGAAGGCTCCACGATTCTGGATGCATGCAGCCAGCTGGGTATCGACACGCCCACGCTGTGTTATGGCGAAACCCTCGCTCCCGCCAACGCGTGTCGGATCTGCGTGGTCGAGCTGGAGGGCGCGCGTGCGCTGATCCCCGCCTGCGCGCGCAAGGTCGAGCCGGACATGGTGATCCACACCGACTCTCCGCGCGTGCGTCACAGCCGAAAAATGGTGATCGAGTTTCTGGCCTCGTCGGTCGACCTCTCGATCACGCCGGCGGCGCAGGAGTACCTGCGCCGGTACGACGGCCGCCCCGAGCGCTACGGGCCCCCCGCGCCCCCCGACCCGGACCGCGACGGCAAGCGCACCGGGCACCACGAGACCCCGGACGGCCAAACGGCCGCCACCGTGCAGTCGTCCGTGAAGGTCGACAACGATCTGTACGTCCGCGATTAC encodes:
- a CDS encoding NAD(P)H-dependent oxidoreductase subunit E; the encoded protein is MDLRLLDAEPTTAERAAVDAFLGPPISAWAGVDRSDDGHAAHGGHAARGQRHELLPVLHALHERVGWVSPGALNYIAGRLTVPPADVYGVATFYALFSLEPRAPRTLHVCNDAVCRCCAGSDSLVEKLAAEIGPQGEEVDGVTWLESPCLGQCDRAPAALLVESGESPRELQLTSVTADGLLAVMNGETPAQPPTAVPPQAGQAGLALLKRIGVADPESLDDYRANGGYAALRRAFELGPDGVIKEMVDSKLMGRGGAAFPTGRKWEAVARQPRRPHYLICNADESEPGTFKDRVIMEGDPFSLIESMTIAAYATGCERGYIYIRGEYPLAQRRLELALEAARVRGLLGDDILGRGGSFDIELRKGAGAYICGEETALFASMEGYRGEPRNKPPFPVDRGLFGKPTVVNNVETLVNVLPIVLEGGASFARIGTERSTGPKLFCLCGAVARPGTYEVPFGTTVRELLELAGGVTAGRTLRAVLLGGAAGSFITPDELEMPLTFEDARAAGTTLGSGVVLVVDERLNLPELLAAIAAFFRDESCGQCVPCRVGTVRQEEALARLRSGQTRGSVQDEFGLIAEIGEAMRDASICGLGQTASSAIESAIGRLKVFNGGIGT
- a CDS encoding 2Fe-2S iron-sulfur cluster-binding protein, which translates into the protein MIELPMVPVEPPARMISVTIDGRPVEVPEGSTILDACSQLGIDTPTLCYGETLAPANACRICVVELEGARALIPACARKVEPDMVIHTDSPRVRHSRKMVIEFLASSVDLSITPAAQEYLRRYDGRPERYGPPAPPDPDRDGKRTGHHETPDGQTAATVQSSVKVDNDLYVRDYSKCILCYKCVDACGEQYQNTFAITVAGRGFDARISTEYANPLPDSACVYCGNCIAVCPTGALMFRSEHELREAAAWDESRQTETDTICPYCGVGCNLTLHVQDNQIVKVTSPDDHDITRGNLCIKGRFGFQHVSVDRGSRKPA